A single Dechloromonas denitrificans DNA region contains:
- a CDS encoding non-heme iron oxygenase ferredoxin subunit has translation MDEWTDVAAAADFLPGSFRRLDLNGVAVAVFNIDGHYYAIEDVCSHEAETLSGGPLNGLEISCPRHAARFSLRTGEALSLPACEPITIFPVRLDQGRVQIRDHRFD, from the coding sequence GTGGATGAGTGGACCGATGTCGCCGCGGCGGCGGATTTTCTCCCGGGCAGTTTTCGCCGGCTCGACCTGAATGGCGTCGCGGTCGCGGTATTCAATATCGACGGCCATTATTATGCGATCGAGGACGTCTGCAGCCACGAGGCCGAAACCCTCTCCGGCGGCCCGCTGAACGGTCTGGAAATAAGCTGCCCGCGCCACGCCGCGCGCTTTTCGCTGCGCACCGGCGAAGCGCTGTCGCTGCCGGCCTGCGAACCGATCACCATCTTTCCGGTGCGCCTCGATCAGGGTCGGGTGCAGATTCGTGACCATCGCTTCGACTGA
- a CDS encoding sensor histidine kinase: MNEKLLAGISPVGEDPFRRVVEWAPTAIVMVNAKGNIVLSNAQAERIFGYARDELLGEPIEKLVPERFAGHHPAYRSDFYAAPHPRPMGSGRDLYARRRDGSEFPVEIGLTPIDSDNGPMVLAAIVDITERKRLEERFRRVVEYAPSAMVMIERSGRMVLVNAQTEQLFGYPRSALIGELVEMLVPERLRGEHVHFRGSFLEVPKARPMGAGRDLFARRADGTEFPVEIGLNPIETEEGAMVLASIVDITERQRAQQKLENALQEKTVLLNEVHHRVKNNLQVISSLLNLQATHASDPRLRAILAESQSRVRAMALTHQLLYERKDYSRIDLGEYLERLAQLLIGSYREDGARITLRRILPETPLFLDFERAIPCGLIINELVTNAFKHAFPAGRSGEVRIELLAVGDELELVVADNGVGLPASFDLTNLKSLGLQLVPLLADQLGGSFTVHDHQGPRFSLRFPSNPTGRRAS; encoded by the coding sequence ATGAACGAAAAATTGCTGGCAGGCATATCCCCGGTCGGAGAAGACCCGTTTCGCCGGGTAGTCGAATGGGCGCCGACGGCGATCGTCATGGTCAATGCCAAGGGCAACATCGTCCTGAGCAACGCCCAGGCGGAACGGATTTTCGGCTATGCACGCGACGAGCTGCTCGGTGAACCGATCGAAAAGCTGGTGCCGGAACGCTTTGCCGGACATCATCCGGCCTATCGCAGCGACTTTTACGCCGCACCGCATCCGCGGCCGATGGGCAGCGGCCGCGATCTTTATGCGCGGCGTCGCGACGGCAGCGAATTCCCGGTCGAAATCGGCCTGACCCCGATCGATTCCGACAACGGCCCGATGGTCCTCGCGGCGATTGTCGACATCACCGAGCGCAAGCGGCTCGAAGAGCGCTTTCGCCGGGTCGTCGAATACGCCCCCAGCGCGATGGTGATGATCGAGCGCAGCGGCCGCATGGTTCTGGTCAACGCCCAGACCGAGCAGCTTTTCGGCTACCCGCGCAGCGCCTTGATCGGCGAACTGGTCGAGATGCTGGTGCCGGAACGGCTGCGCGGCGAACATGTGCACTTCCGCGGCTCCTTTCTCGAGGTCCCCAAGGCCCGCCCGATGGGCGCCGGCCGCGACCTCTTCGCCCGCCGCGCCGACGGCACCGAGTTTCCGGTTGAAATCGGCCTCAACCCGATCGAAACCGAGGAAGGGGCGATGGTGCTCGCCTCCATCGTCGACATCACCGAACGCCAGCGGGCCCAGCAGAAACTGGAAAATGCGCTGCAGGAAAAAACGGTGTTGCTCAACGAGGTGCATCACCGGGTGAAGAACAACCTCCAGGTCATTTCCAGCCTGCTCAACCTGCAGGCGACCCATGCCAGCGATCCCCGCCTGCGCGCCATCCTGGCCGAGAGCCAGAGCCGCGTCCGGGCGATGGCCCTGACCCATCAACTGCTCTACGAGCGCAAGGACTACTCGCGGATCGATCTCGGCGAATACCTGGAGCGCCTGGCCCAGTTGCTGATCGGTAGCTACCGCGAGGACGGGGCACGTATCACGCTGCGCCGGATACTGCCGGAAACCCCGCTGTTCCTCGATTTCGAGCGGGCGATTCCGTGCGGGCTGATCATCAACGAACTGGTGACCAACGCCTTCAAACACGCTTTCCCCGCCGGGCGCTCCGGCGAAGTCCGCATCGAACTGCTCGCCGTGGGCGACGAGCTCGAACTGGTCGTCGCCGACAACGGCGTCGGTCTGCCGGCAAGCTTCGACCTGACGAACCTGAAATCGCTGGGTCTGCAACTCGTTCCCCTGCTCGCCGATCAGCTCGGCGGCAGTTTTACCGTGCATGACCACCAGGGACCGCGCTTTTCGTTGCGCTTCCCGAGCAACCCCACCGGGCGGAGAGCATCATGA
- a CDS encoding hemerythrin domain-containing protein gives MKRSAALIKLSREHHTALSLALRIERGGDAAALAALQFKVPTIFREELEAHFQEEENSLLPQLLLAGEATLVNRTLAEHRQLRQLVDRIAAGDLASLPAFAEQLRAHVRFEERELFMVAERVLPASAPPA, from the coding sequence ATGAAACGCTCAGCGGCCCTGATCAAGCTCTCCCGCGAACACCACACGGCCCTCAGTCTCGCCCTGCGTATCGAGCGCGGCGGCGATGCAGCCGCCCTGGCTGCCCTGCAGTTCAAGGTACCAACGATCTTTCGCGAAGAACTGGAAGCGCATTTCCAGGAAGAAGAAAACAGCCTGTTGCCGCAACTGCTGCTGGCCGGCGAGGCAACGCTGGTCAACCGGACCTTGGCCGAGCATCGCCAACTGCGTCAGTTGGTCGACCGGATCGCCGCTGGCGATCTTGCCAGCCTGCCAGCCTTTGCCGAGCAGCTGCGGGCCCACGTTCGGTTTGAAGAACGGGAACTGTTCATGGTGGCCGAGCGGGTGTTGCCGGCCAGCGCCCCACCCGCCTGA
- the sufU gene encoding Fe-S cluster assembly sulfur transfer protein SufU, with product MIADLHDLYQEVIVDHGRRPRNFGSLPEASHRAEGFNPLCGDHLNLQLKVVDGIIQDVRFDGVGCAISTASASLMSEALKGCSVAEAETLFDSFHAMLTGDQPESPPDLGKLAVLAGVRKFPARVKCATLAWHTLLAALHQAQQPVTTE from the coding sequence ATGATCGCCGACCTGCACGATCTGTATCAGGAAGTGATCGTCGACCACGGCCGGCGGCCGCGCAATTTCGGTTCGTTGCCCGAGGCCAGCCACCGGGCCGAAGGCTTCAATCCGCTGTGCGGCGACCACCTCAACCTACAGCTCAAGGTGGTCGACGGCATCATCCAGGACGTCCGTTTCGACGGTGTCGGCTGCGCCATTTCGACCGCCTCCGCCTCGCTGATGAGCGAGGCCCTGAAAGGCTGCAGCGTCGCCGAGGCCGAAACCCTGTTCGACAGTTTTCACGCCATGCTCACCGGCGACCAGCCGGAAAGTCCCCCCGATCTCGGCAAACTGGCCGTGCTGGCCGGCGTGCGGAAGTTTCCGGCCCGTGTCAAATGCGCCACGCTGGCCTGGCATACGTTGCTCGCCGCGCTGCATCAGGCGCAGCAGCCGGTGACGACGGAGTAG
- the sufB gene encoding Fe-S cluster assembly protein SufB, producing the protein MATETTKLDELISGDYPHGFFTALETDSLPVGLDEAVIRLISAKKNEPAFMLEWRLQAYRHWLTMSEPQWSTIHHPPIDYQGISYYSAPSSGKDGPRSLADVDPELLRTYEKLGVPLQERAILAGVAVDAVFDSISVATTFKEQLAGLGIIFCSFSDAVREHPDLVRQYLGSVVPYTDNYFAALNSAVFSDGSFCYIPPGVHCPMELSTYFRINAINTGQFERTLIIADRGSEVSYLEGCTAPMRDENQLHAAVVELIALEGAEIRYATVQNWYPGDKQGKGGIYNFVTKRGECREANSRISWTQVETGSAITWKYPSVILRGDNSQGEFHSVALTNHYQQADTGTKMIHLGKNTRSNILSKGISAGHGQNAYRGLVRMAKSAVGARNYSQCDSLLLGDKCAAHTFPYIEVKHPSARVEHEATTSRIGEEQLFYCQSRGLSPEDAVSIIVNGFCKEVFQKLPMEFAVEAQKLLGVSLEGSIG; encoded by the coding sequence ATGGCCACCGAAACGACGAAACTCGACGAACTGATCAGCGGCGATTATCCGCATGGTTTTTTCACCGCTCTGGAGACGGACAGCCTGCCGGTCGGGCTGGATGAAGCGGTCATCCGGCTGATCTCGGCCAAGAAGAACGAGCCGGCGTTCATGCTCGAATGGCGCCTGCAGGCCTATCGCCACTGGCTGACGATGAGCGAGCCGCAATGGTCCACCATTCACCATCCGCCGATCGACTATCAGGGCATCAGCTATTACTCGGCGCCCAGTTCCGGCAAGGATGGCCCGCGCAGTCTGGCCGACGTCGATCCCGAATTGCTGCGGACCTATGAAAAACTCGGCGTGCCGTTGCAGGAGCGGGCGATTCTCGCCGGGGTGGCGGTCGATGCGGTATTCGACAGCATTTCCGTGGCGACTACCTTCAAGGAGCAGTTGGCCGGGCTCGGCATCATTTTCTGTTCCTTCTCCGATGCCGTCCGGGAACATCCCGATCTGGTCCGCCAATATCTCGGTTCGGTCGTGCCCTACACCGACAACTATTTCGCTGCGCTCAATTCGGCGGTGTTTTCCGACGGTTCCTTCTGCTACATCCCGCCCGGCGTGCATTGCCCGATGGAGCTATCGACCTATTTCCGCATCAACGCCATCAACACCGGGCAGTTCGAGCGCACGCTGATCATTGCCGACCGGGGCAGCGAAGTCAGTTATCTCGAAGGTTGCACCGCGCCGATGCGCGACGAAAATCAGCTGCATGCGGCGGTCGTCGAACTGATCGCGCTGGAAGGTGCCGAGATCCGCTATGCCACGGTGCAGAACTGGTACCCCGGCGACAAGCAGGGCAAAGGCGGCATCTACAACTTCGTCACCAAGCGCGGCGAATGCCGCGAGGCCAATTCGCGGATTTCCTGGACCCAGGTCGAAACCGGCTCGGCGATCACCTGGAAGTACCCGAGCGTGATCCTGCGCGGCGACAACTCGCAGGGCGAATTCCATTCGGTGGCGCTGACCAACCATTACCAGCAGGCCGATACCGGGACCAAGATGATCCATCTCGGCAAGAACACGCGCAGCAACATCCTCTCGAAAGGCATTTCGGCCGGCCACGGCCAGAATGCCTACCGTGGCCTGGTGCGCATGGCGAAAAGCGCCGTCGGCGCGCGCAATTACAGCCAGTGCGACTCGCTGCTGCTGGGCGACAAATGCGCCGCCCACACTTTTCCCTACATCGAGGTCAAGCATCCCTCGGCGCGCGTCGAACACGAGGCCACCACCTCGCGCATCGGCGAAGAGCAGCTTTTCTACTGCCAGAGCCGCGGCCTGTCGCCCGAGGATGCGGTGTCGATCATCGTCAATGGCTTCTGCAAGGAAGTTTTCCAGAAACTCCCGATGGAATTCGCCGTCGAAGCGCAAAAGCTGTTGGGCGTCAGTCTGGAAGGCAGCATCGGTTAA
- the sufD gene encoding Fe-S cluster assembly protein SufD, translating into MNAPLSVAADRYLDAYSRIAATLPGHGASWLDRARQSAIERFARRGFPTRRDEDWKYTSVAAIEKGEFDLLPPPIGTSLAAQVSRLALPGSHLLVFVNGRLETGLSHLGRLPAGIVLGSLAYSLDQHPGELEKELPATDGASAFSDLNLALMADGAYIRLPPGAHVKGPIQLLFLTSEANLAIHLRNLVLAGAGSSASIIEHHAAIGAPSYFTNTVTDIVLAPGAGIEHYKLQQESPAAFHIAAVNVAQEADSRFVSGSFSLGAQLARVDITVGLQGAGAACDLDGLYVVDGPQHVDHHTCIDHRQPGCTSREFYKGVLNGAAHGVFNGRVVVYRDAQGSDAVQSNRNLLLSDNAEIDTKPQLEIWADDVKCSHGATVGQLDPAQIFYLRSRGIGEAAARSLLTRAFAMEVIDRVRILLLQERLDDLLQHKLPRS; encoded by the coding sequence ATGAACGCCCCGTTGTCGGTTGCCGCCGATCGTTATCTCGACGCCTACAGCCGCATCGCCGCCACCTTGCCCGGCCACGGCGCCAGCTGGCTGGACCGGGCCCGCCAGTCGGCCATCGAGCGCTTTGCCCGGCGTGGCTTTCCGACGCGGCGCGACGAGGACTGGAAATACACCAGTGTGGCGGCCATCGAAAAAGGCGAGTTCGACCTGTTGCCGCCCCCGATCGGCACCAGTCTGGCCGCCCAGGTCAGCCGCCTGGCGCTGCCCGGCAGTCACTTGCTGGTTTTCGTCAATGGTCGCCTGGAGACCGGCTTGAGCCACCTCGGCCGGCTGCCGGCGGGCATCGTGCTGGGCAGCCTGGCCTACAGCCTTGACCAGCATCCTGGCGAACTGGAAAAAGAGCTGCCCGCCACCGACGGCGCATCCGCCTTCAGCGACCTGAATCTCGCCTTGATGGCCGACGGCGCCTATATTCGCCTGCCGCCCGGAGCGCACGTCAAGGGGCCGATCCAGTTGCTCTTCCTGACCAGCGAGGCCAATCTCGCCATCCACTTGCGCAATCTGGTGCTGGCCGGGGCCGGCAGTTCGGCCAGCATCATCGAGCACCATGCCGCGATCGGCGCGCCGAGCTATTTCACCAATACGGTGACCGACATCGTCTTGGCGCCGGGGGCCGGCATCGAACACTACAAGCTGCAGCAGGAAAGCCCGGCGGCGTTCCACATTGCCGCGGTCAATGTCGCCCAGGAGGCCGACAGCCGCTTCGTCTCTGGTTCCTTTTCCCTTGGCGCGCAACTGGCCCGCGTCGATATTACGGTCGGGCTGCAAGGGGCGGGTGCCGCCTGCGATCTGGACGGCCTTTATGTGGTCGATGGCCCGCAGCATGTCGATCACCATACCTGCATCGATCACCGGCAACCCGGCTGCACCAGCCGGGAGTTCTACAAAGGTGTGCTCAACGGGGCGGCGCACGGCGTTTTCAACGGTCGCGTCGTCGTTTATCGCGATGCCCAGGGCAGCGATGCCGTGCAATCGAACCGCAATCTGTTGCTGTCCGACAACGCCGAGATCGATACCAAGCCGCAACTGGAAATCTGGGCCGACGATGTCAAATGCAGCCACGGCGCGACGGTTGGCCAGCTCGACCCGGCCCAGATCTTCTACCTGCGCTCCCGCGGCATCGGCGAAGCCGCCGCCCGGAGCCTGCTGACTCGGGCCTTTGCCATGGAAGTCATCGACCGCGTCCGCATCCTGCTGCTGCAGGAAAGGCTGGACGACCTGCTGCAGCACAAGCTGCCGCGCTCGTGA
- a CDS encoding DUF59 domain-containing protein, translated as MAASTSELEQAVIARLRTIFDPEIPVNIYDLGLIYELTMAPDSGAVHIRMPLTAPGCPVAQTFPALVAEAVGEVPGVEDVQVELVWQPRWDKTMMSEAARLELGLL; from the coding sequence ATGGCCGCGTCGACCAGCGAACTGGAACAAGCGGTCATCGCCCGCTTGCGGACCATTTTCGATCCGGAAATCCCGGTCAATATCTACGACCTCGGCCTGATCTACGAACTGACCATGGCGCCCGACAGCGGCGCCGTGCATATCCGGATGCCCCTGACGGCGCCCGGCTGTCCGGTCGCCCAGACTTTTCCGGCGTTGGTCGCGGAGGCGGTCGGCGAGGTGCCCGGCGTTGAGGACGTGCAGGTCGAGCTGGTCTGGCAGCCGCGCTGGGACAAGACGATGATGAGCGAGGCCGCCCGGCTGGAGCTTGGGTTGTTGTGA
- a CDS encoding aminotransferase class V-fold PLP-dependent enzyme, whose product MPAAVSELQAVAQLDVARLRQDFPILERWVDGHPLVYLDNAATTQKPWSVIEAERHYYAHYNANIHRGVHRLSQEATEAYEGARDKVRAFIQAPAREEIVFTRGTTESINLVANSYGNGLRAGDEILVSEMEHHSNIVPWQLLCQRIGAVLRVAPIDEAGQLDLEQFEKLLNPRTRLLAITHMSNALGTINPVKQLVAMAHRVGAVVLVDGAQAVAHLPVDVNDLGCDFYAFSGHKLYGPTGTGVLYGRAALLDAMPPWQGGGDMIRQVSFAGSSWNDLPYKFEAGTPNIAGGIALGVAIDYLQAADRPAIAAHEADLLDYATGQAQRCDGLRLIGTAGDKGAILSFTLAGIHPHDIGTILDAQGVAVRTGHHCAMPVMERYRVPATVRASFALYNTRSEVDALFGGLRKVREMFA is encoded by the coding sequence ATGCCGGCCGCCGTGAGCGAACTGCAAGCCGTAGCGCAACTCGATGTGGCCCGGTTGCGTCAGGATTTTCCGATCCTTGAGCGGTGGGTCGACGGGCATCCGCTGGTCTACCTCGACAATGCCGCCACCACCCAGAAACCGTGGTCGGTGATCGAGGCCGAGCGCCACTACTACGCGCATTACAACGCCAATATCCACCGTGGTGTGCACCGTCTGAGCCAGGAAGCGACCGAGGCCTACGAAGGGGCGCGCGACAAGGTGCGGGCTTTCATCCAGGCGCCAGCCCGCGAGGAAATCGTCTTCACCCGCGGCACCACCGAGTCGATCAACCTGGTGGCGAACAGCTATGGCAACGGCTTGCGGGCCGGCGACGAAATCCTCGTCAGCGAAATGGAGCATCACTCCAACATCGTGCCGTGGCAACTGCTCTGCCAGCGCATCGGCGCCGTGCTGCGGGTGGCGCCGATCGACGAGGCCGGCCAGCTCGATCTGGAACAGTTCGAAAAGCTGCTCAATCCGCGCACCCGGCTGCTGGCGATCACCCATATGTCGAATGCGCTGGGCACCATCAACCCGGTCAAGCAACTGGTCGCCATGGCCCACCGCGTCGGCGCCGTGGTGCTGGTCGATGGGGCGCAGGCGGTCGCTCACCTGCCGGTCGATGTGAACGATCTCGGCTGCGACTTCTATGCTTTCTCCGGGCACAAGCTCTACGGCCCGACCGGCACCGGCGTGCTCTATGGCCGGGCCGCCCTGCTCGACGCCATGCCGCCCTGGCAGGGCGGTGGCGACATGATCCGCCAGGTCAGTTTCGCCGGTTCGAGCTGGAACGACCTGCCTTACAAATTCGAGGCCGGCACCCCGAATATCGCCGGCGGCATCGCCCTCGGCGTCGCCATCGACTATCTGCAGGCCGCCGATCGGCCGGCCATCGCGGCGCATGAGGCCGATTTGCTGGACTATGCGACCGGGCAGGCGCAGCGTTGCGACGGCCTGCGGCTGATCGGCACGGCCGGCGACAAGGGGGCGATTCTTTCCTTCACGCTGGCCGGCATCCATCCGCACGATATCGGCACCATCCTCGACGCCCAGGGCGTCGCCGTGCGGACCGGCCATCATTGCGCCATGCCGGTGATGGAACGCTACCGGGTGCCGGCCACCGTGCGGGCCTCCTTTGCCCTCTACAACACGCGGAGCGAGGTCGATGCGCTGTTTGGCGGCCTGCGCAAGGTACGGGAGATGTTCGCATGA
- the sufC gene encoding Fe-S cluster assembly ATPase SufC — MLDIRNLHVSVDGKPILKGLDLSIKAGEVHAVMGPNGSGKSTLAHVLAGREGYQVSAGEVIYQGRNLLELAPEERAREGVFLAFQYPVEIPGVANVYFLKAALNAMRRHRGQPELDAIDFLTLIRAKLKLLEMDEKLLYRPVNEGFSGGEKKRNEILQMTLLEPTLALLDESDSGLDIDALKVVACGINNWRSAQRAALLVTHYQRLLDYVKPDRVHVLADGRIARSGGPELATELERTGYGRPADLPDRVAARP, encoded by the coding sequence ATGCTGGACATCCGCAACTTGCACGTCAGTGTCGATGGCAAGCCCATTCTCAAGGGCCTCGACCTCAGCATCAAGGCCGGCGAAGTGCATGCCGTGATGGGCCCCAACGGCTCCGGGAAAAGCACGCTGGCCCATGTTCTGGCCGGCCGCGAGGGCTATCAGGTGAGTGCCGGCGAAGTCATTTATCAAGGCCGCAACCTGCTTGAACTGGCGCCGGAGGAAAGGGCCAGGGAGGGGGTCTTTCTCGCCTTCCAGTATCCGGTCGAAATTCCCGGCGTCGCCAATGTCTATTTTCTCAAGGCGGCGCTCAATGCCATGCGCCGGCACCGGGGCCAGCCGGAACTCGACGCCATCGATTTCCTGACGCTGATCCGGGCCAAACTGAAACTCCTCGAGATGGATGAAAAGCTGCTCTATCGCCCGGTTAACGAAGGCTTTTCCGGCGGCGAAAAGAAGCGCAACGAAATCCTCCAGATGACGCTGCTCGAACCGACGCTGGCCCTGCTCGACGAAAGCGATTCCGGCCTCGACATCGACGCCCTCAAGGTCGTCGCCTGCGGCATCAACAACTGGCGGAGCGCGCAGCGGGCGGCGCTGCTGGTGACCCATTACCAACGCCTGCTCGACTACGTCAAGCCGGACCGGGTGCATGTTCTGGCCGATGGGCGGATTGCCCGCTCCGGCGGCCCGGAGCTGGCGACTGAACTCGAACGCACCGGCTACGGCCGGCCGGCCGACCTGCCGGATCGGGTGGCGGCGCGGCCATGA
- a CDS encoding CHRD domain-containing protein — translation MKLVRISRPAVAGLLVAVSLGLAAFSAIATAQELKFKLSGAAEVPPVATTASGNGAITVGKDMTVSGTLMTSGIKASMAHIHHGKVGTNGPVIVTLTSSSDDVWRVPDGSKLNEAEYRAYLAGELYVNVHSEKYKGGELRGQLLPGKPSNGK, via the coding sequence ATGAAGCTTGTTCGCATCTCCCGTCCCGCCGTAGCGGGCCTGCTCGTCGCCGTCAGCCTGGGGCTGGCCGCTTTTTCAGCGATTGCCACGGCCCAGGAGCTGAAATTCAAACTCTCCGGCGCGGCGGAAGTGCCTCCGGTAGCGACCACGGCATCCGGTAACGGCGCCATCACGGTGGGCAAGGACATGACCGTCAGTGGTACGCTGATGACTTCCGGGATCAAGGCAAGCATGGCGCACATTCATCACGGCAAGGTCGGGACCAACGGTCCGGTGATCGTTACGCTGACGAGCAGCAGCGACGACGTTTGGCGGGTGCCGGACGGCAGCAAGCTGAACGAAGCCGAGTACCGGGCTTATCTGGCCGGCGAGCTGTACGTCAATGTGCACAGCGAAAAATACAAGGGCGGCGAGCTGCGCGGGCAATTGCTGCCGGGCAAGCCGAGCAATGGCAAATAG
- a CDS encoding EAL domain-containing protein, translating into MNTDKQINLMLVEDERVVAFDLKNQLQALGYRVGAMVGSGEQAVQCIGQIAPDLVLMDIHLEGAMDGVQAAIKIQEEHQTPIIYLTAFAEDDTLHRALASRPFGYLVKPWDIRELHASIQMALARREVEIAVESSELRLKLAMDAASLGVIEWLPLSGRLHGDGHLGALFGDRQMPLDESWASFLSRVSDDDRARVAASLDTALASGLPVCIEFCTVPNGRPHFLEANVKAYPGANVDRRIVGVLQDVTERHLTDERLRQSSVVFHTSAEGIVIVDTERRVGAINAAFTRITGYREADAVGFDIDVLLRTQRDAVDSASFFAEIAASEEGYWQGEVNCQRLGGAIFPAWQSLSVVRDTKGRLSNFVMAFSDVSGMHVAEEKFHHLAHHDPLTGLPNRLLFDDRLDHAIELAHRDRQHCLVLFLDLDSFKVVNDTLGHSVGDELLRIMASRLRAALRSTDTIARLGGDEFVILAGDSSAAYAAELAQKVLNTVRAPVNLAGDSITVSGSIGIAVYPDNGSDRHLLMRAADIAMYSAKEAGRNRYRFYSQEMADRSAERMTLEQGLRRAIEEDQLVVYYQPQITLADGRTFGVEALVRWMHPELGMIPPIRFIPVAEESGVIDSLGHWVLERACSEMAGLSADDGQQLRLAVNVSAREFMRDDFIDAVLDTLARTGFPASALELEITESTLQVLERSVEILGKLHSFGITVSIDDFGTGYSSLSVLRDLPIDRIKIDRSFILQLPDNSEGIAFVEAIIALAGSLRMEIIAEGIEYPAQAAILKEMGCNGGQGFLFSRPVAREDLLPLLGAAPPSPTVI; encoded by the coding sequence ATGAATACAGACAAACAAATCAACCTGATGCTGGTCGAAGACGAACGCGTCGTCGCCTTCGATCTGAAGAACCAGTTGCAGGCACTCGGCTACCGGGTCGGTGCGATGGTCGGCAGCGGCGAGCAGGCCGTGCAGTGCATCGGCCAAATCGCCCCCGACCTGGTGTTGATGGATATCCACCTGGAAGGCGCCATGGACGGCGTGCAGGCGGCAATCAAGATTCAGGAGGAGCACCAGACCCCGATCATCTACCTGACCGCCTTCGCCGAGGACGATACCCTGCACCGCGCCCTGGCCAGCCGGCCCTTCGGCTATCTGGTCAAACCTTGGGACATTCGCGAATTGCACGCCTCGATCCAGATGGCGCTGGCCCGGCGGGAAGTCGAGATCGCCGTCGAGAGTAGCGAGCTGCGCCTGAAACTGGCGATGGATGCTGCCTCGCTCGGCGTGATCGAATGGCTGCCGCTCTCCGGCCGCCTGCATGGCGACGGCCACCTCGGCGCCCTGTTTGGCGACCGCCAGATGCCGCTAGACGAATCCTGGGCGTCTTTCCTCAGCCGCGTCAGCGACGATGACCGGGCCCGCGTCGCGGCCAGCCTCGATACGGCGCTGGCCAGCGGCTTGCCGGTATGCATCGAGTTCTGCACGGTGCCCAACGGCCGACCGCATTTCCTCGAAGCCAACGTCAAGGCCTACCCCGGCGCCAACGTCGACCGGCGCATCGTCGGCGTCCTGCAGGACGTCACCGAACGCCACCTGACCGACGAACGGCTTCGCCAGTCCAGCGTCGTGTTCCATACCTCGGCCGAGGGCATCGTGATCGTCGATACCGAGCGCCGCGTCGGGGCGATCAATGCGGCTTTTACGCGGATTACCGGCTACCGCGAGGCCGATGCCGTCGGCTTCGATATCGACGTGCTGCTCCGCACGCAACGCGACGCCGTGGACAGCGCGAGCTTTTTCGCCGAAATCGCGGCCAGCGAGGAAGGCTACTGGCAAGGCGAGGTCAATTGCCAGCGCCTCGGTGGCGCGATCTTTCCGGCCTGGCAGAGTTTGAGCGTGGTCCGCGACACCAAGGGGCGGCTGAGCAATTTCGTGATGGCCTTCTCCGACGTCAGCGGCATGCATGTCGCCGAAGAAAAATTCCATCACCTGGCCCACCACGACCCGCTGACCGGCCTGCCCAACCGCCTGCTCTTCGACGACCGCCTCGATCATGCGATCGAACTGGCGCACCGCGACAGGCAGCACTGCCTGGTGCTGTTCCTCGATCTCGACAGTTTCAAGGTGGTGAACGACACCCTCGGCCACAGCGTCGGCGACGAACTGCTGCGCATCATGGCCAGCCGCCTGCGCGCCGCGCTGCGCAGCACCGATACGATCGCCCGGCTGGGCGGCGACGAATTCGTCATCCTGGCCGGCGACAGCAGCGCCGCCTATGCCGCCGAACTGGCCCAGAAGGTCCTCAATACGGTGCGCGCGCCAGTCAACCTGGCCGGCGACAGCATTACCGTGTCCGGCAGCATCGGCATCGCTGTCTATCCCGACAACGGCAGCGATCGCCACCTGCTGATGCGCGCGGCCGATATCGCCATGTATTCGGCCAAGGAGGCCGGGCGCAACCGCTATCGCTTCTACTCACAGGAAATGGCCGACCGCAGCGCCGAACGGATGACACTCGAGCAGGGCTTGCGGCGAGCCATCGAGGAAGATCAACTGGTCGTCTATTACCAGCCGCAGATCACGCTGGCCGACGGGCGGACCTTCGGGGTCGAGGCACTGGTCCGCTGGATGCACCCGGAACTGGGGATGATTCCCCCGATCCGCTTCATCCCGGTGGCCGAGGAAAGCGGCGTCATCGACAGCCTCGGGCACTGGGTGCTCGAACGGGCCTGCAGCGAAATGGCCGGACTATCCGCCGACGACGGCCAGCAGCTGCGTCTGGCGGTCAATGTCTCGGCGCGCGAGTTCATGCGTGACGACTTCATCGACGCCGTCCTCGACACGCTGGCGCGGACCGGTTTTCCGGCCAGCGCACTGGAACTGGAGATCACCGAAAGCACCTTGCAGGTCCTCGAACGCAGCGTCGAAATCCTCGGCAAGCTGCACAGTTTCGGCATCACCGTCAGCATCGACGATTTCGGGACCGGCTATTCCTCGCTCAGCGTGCTGCGCGACCTGCCGATCGACCGGATCAAGATCGACCGCTCGTTCATCCTTCAGCTGCCGGACAACAGCGAGGGCATCGCCTTCGTCGAAGCGATCATCGCGCTGGCCGGCTCGTTGCGCATGGAGATCATTGCCGAAGGCATCGAATACCCGGCGCAGGCGGCGATTCTGAAGGAAATGGGGTGCAACGGCGGTCAGGGCTTTCTGTTCAGCCGGCCGGTCGCCCGTGAGGATCTGCTCCCGCTGCTCGGCGCCGCCCCGCCCAGCCCGACTGTCATTTGA